One segment of bacterium DNA contains the following:
- a CDS encoding HAD family hydrolase, producing MTSVKAAIFDIGATLVTGPPIAPNKIIAQLIEGSSPTRVSDIIMKNDLKSAGQVCDALACEYGRLSDYAVSEIHELWQSQICAAQALDGAKESVLALKARGMMIGLLSDIWNPYFESVTKALPEVVAASDAIVLSCLSGSRKPDKYNFGLVVKELGVEPGECVMIGDTYTHDIRPALEMGMKAIWVLARPDREAEYIIKILNGHCLVPTATTADISQVASAVIGI from the coding sequence ATGACGTCGGTTAAGGCTGCTATTTTCGATATCGGCGCAACGCTGGTCACAGGCCCGCCTATCGCCCCAAACAAAATTATCGCACAACTGATCGAAGGCTCCTCGCCGACAAGGGTGAGCGATATAATAATGAAAAACGACCTGAAATCAGCCGGGCAGGTCTGTGATGCGCTCGCATGCGAATATGGACGGCTCAGCGATTATGCCGTCTCTGAAATCCACGAGTTGTGGCAGTCGCAAATATGCGCTGCACAGGCTCTCGACGGAGCCAAAGAGAGCGTGCTGGCTCTCAAGGCTCGCGGGATGATGATCGGGCTGCTCTCGGACATCTGGAACCCTTACTTTGAAAGCGTCACAAAGGCGCTGCCGGAGGTCGTGGCAGCATCCGATGCCATTGTGCTGAGCTGTTTGTCGGGATCGCGCAAACCCGATAAATACAATTTTGGGCTTGTGGTGAAAGAACTGGGCGTGGAACCGGGTGAGTGCGTTATGATAGGTGATACATATACTCACGATATCCGGCCTGCGCTCGAAATGGGCATGAAAGCAATATGGGTGCTTGCCAGACCCGATCGTGAGGCTGAATATATAATAAAGATTCTGAACGGGCATTGTCTCGTGCCGACTGCTACAACTGCAGATATTTCGCAGGTGGCATCAGCGGTGATTGGTATATAA
- a CDS encoding DUF4346 domain-containing protein, with product MQRNDAQDGEMDFIPLHYASKLKVVNPRGRIGIITLWSKIEFVEQTLTNLGIDTAPETSKIAVMGNLFGNGIPHLLRNLLYNPQIRYLIICGADKSGSAEDLMAFFHDGLEKSISLGETVTRIKGRTRIIDDLVSPDDFEVVPRIVHLGDLRDHESRDNLCRVIHSFSLGETIVGDRVEVELPEVEVSNYPSLPQNHNIVKDTPLEAWRELIFRLVRFGHLVHLRKGDRQELQNVRVVLRHPQDDDEESLDKYNFSRSELMQYQHDMLLGPLPDEHSYTYGNRIREYFGFDALKKFAMRLKANPQDRDCYLALWDSHHDIDADDAPCMVSLFFRVFDDQLTLTATYRTHNALDAWLKNVYGLMKAQQIVSQETGIPVGPLTVISHSISVDPAKYDAAVRVANSKGFSLDMDDNGQFMVSLEDGLIVVRHMDNNGILLHEYRSAKAERVQHEINRDCAISDINHAMYIGRQLAKAEICLRTGEKYEES from the coding sequence ATGCAGCGAAATGATGCGCAAGACGGCGAGATGGATTTTATCCCCCTGCACTACGCCAGCAAGCTGAAAGTTGTGAACCCCAGGGGGCGCATCGGGATTATTACTCTCTGGAGCAAGATAGAGTTTGTCGAGCAAACTTTGACAAACTTGGGCATAGACACTGCTCCTGAAACGTCCAAAATCGCCGTTATGGGCAACCTCTTCGGCAACGGAATCCCCCATCTGCTCAGAAACCTGCTCTATAACCCGCAGATAAGATATCTCATTATATGCGGCGCGGACAAATCCGGGTCAGCTGAGGACTTGATGGCATTCTTTCATGACGGGTTGGAAAAATCCATCAGCCTGGGTGAGACTGTGACCCGGATCAAAGGCAGGACCCGGATAATAGACGACCTGGTATCGCCCGATGACTTCGAGGTGGTGCCGCGGATAGTCCATCTTGGCGACTTACGAGATCATGAATCACGCGATAACTTGTGTAGGGTTATACACTCGTTCAGCCTGGGCGAGACGATTGTCGGTGACCGGGTAGAGGTCGAGCTGCCTGAGGTGGAGGTCAGCAACTATCCCAGTCTGCCGCAAAACCACAATATCGTCAAGGACACTCCACTTGAGGCCTGGCGCGAACTGATATTCAGACTGGTGCGGTTCGGTCACCTGGTTCACCTGCGCAAGGGTGACAGGCAGGAGCTTCAGAATGTGCGAGTGGTTCTCCGGCATCCTCAGGATGATGACGAGGAGAGTCTAGATAAGTATAACTTCTCACGCTCGGAACTTATGCAGTATCAACACGACATGCTGCTGGGTCCGCTGCCTGATGAGCATTCATATACATACGGAAACAGGATTCGGGAGTATTTCGGGTTTGATGCACTCAAAAAATTCGCCATGCGGCTGAAAGCCAACCCTCAGGACAGAGACTGTTACCTGGCGCTGTGGGACAGCCATCACGATATCGATGCGGATGATGCGCCATGTATGGTCTCGCTTTTTTTCAGGGTGTTCGACGATCAGTTGACCCTCACCGCGACATACCGCACACACAATGCTCTGGATGCATGGCTCAAGAATGTTTATGGCCTTATGAAGGCTCAGCAGATTGTCTCGCAAGAAACGGGCATTCCGGTCGGGCCGCTGACGGTCATCAGTCACTCGATAAGCGTGGACCCGGCAAAATATGACGCCGCTGTGCGCGTGGCAAACTCCAAGGGCTTCTCGCTGGATATGGACGACAACGGGCAGTTTATGGTGAGCCTGGAAGATGGGCTGATTGTAGTCCGTCATATGGACAATAATGGCATACTTTTGCATGAGTATCGATCAGCAAAAGCTGAGAGGGTTCAGCATGAGATCAACCGCGACTGCGCGATATCGGACATCAATCACGCGATGTATATAGGCAGGCAGCTCGCCAAGGCTGAGATTTGCCTGAGGACCGGTGAGAAATATGAGGAATCATGA
- the ilvC gene encoding ketol-acid reductoisomerase: MPAKMYYDSDANLDVLKGKKIAIIGYGSQGHAQAQNLRDSGLDVIISELPGTPNYDLAVEHGFKPVSASEAAKAGDLVQILLPDEIQSAVYQSDIKQYMTAGKTLVFSHGFNIHFGQIVPPKDVDVIMVAPKGPGHLVRRVYTEGAGVPALIAIQQDASGKAKDTALAYAKGIGATKVGVLETTFEEETETDLFGEQAVLCGGCAALVQAGFETLIEAGYQPEIAYFECFHELKLIVDLMYEGGLANMRYSVSNTAEYGDYTRGPRVIDECAKESMREILAEIQSGEFAREFILENKAGHPVLSAARRHGDEALIEEVGAHLREMMPWIKGKKK, encoded by the coding sequence ATGCCAGCTAAAATGTACTATGATTCGGATGCAAACCTAGATGTGTTGAAAGGCAAAAAGATAGCCATTATCGGCTATGGCAGCCAGGGCCATGCCCAGGCGCAGAACCTGCGTGACAGCGGGCTTGATGTAATCATCTCCGAACTGCCCGGCACACCGAACTACGACCTTGCGGTGGAGCATGGCTTCAAGCCTGTCTCCGCTTCCGAGGCAGCCAAGGCCGGTGATCTGGTCCAGATTCTGCTTCCCGACGAAATTCAGTCAGCAGTATATCAGAGTGATATCAAGCAGTATATGACTGCCGGTAAGACGCTTGTGTTCTCACATGGTTTCAACATCCATTTTGGCCAGATTGTGCCGCCCAAGGATGTGGACGTTATAATGGTTGCTCCAAAGGGTCCCGGCCATCTGGTCCGCAGAGTTTATACCGAGGGCGCGGGCGTTCCGGCTCTGATCGCCATCCAGCAGGATGCTTCCGGCAAGGCTAAGGACACTGCTCTTGCATATGCCAAGGGTATCGGCGCCACCAAGGTCGGCGTTCTTGAGACGACATTCGAGGAAGAGACCGAGACAGACCTCTTCGGCGAGCAGGCAGTCCTCTGTGGCGGATGCGCTGCACTGGTGCAGGCCGGGTTTGAGACACTGATCGAGGCCGGTTACCAGCCTGAGATCGCATATTTTGAGTGTTTCCATGAGCTCAAGTTGATCGTAGACCTTATGTATGAAGGCGGCCTTGCGAATATGCGCTATTCGGTCAGTAACACAGCCGAGTACGGCGATTACACACGTGGTCCTCGTGTGATCGATGAGTGCGCCAAGGAGTCTATGCGCGAAATCCTTGCCGAGATTCAGAGCGGCGAGTTCGCTCGTGAGTTCATACTCGAGAACAAGGCAGGCCATCCTGTCCTCAGCGCAGCAAGAAGACATGGCGATGAAGCATTGATCGAAGAGGTCGGCGCTCACCTGCGCGAGATGATGCCCTGGATCAAAGGCAAGAAGAAATAG
- the ilvD gene encoding dihydroxy-acid dehydratase, giving the protein MRSDVLRTGMERAAGRALLKAMGYIDEEIYSPLVGIANSWNEVVPGHIHLDKVADAVKAGVRMAGGTPMEFGVIGVCDGLAMGHEGMKYSLVTRELIADSIECMAKAHAFDALVLIPNCDKIIPGMLMAAARVNIPTIIVSGGPMLPGRYKGKNISVTQMFEGAGSVLGGKITEQELAEMEEVACPGCGSCAGMFTANSMNCLTEALGMGMPGNGTIPAVMAGRIRLAKQAGIKVMELLDKDIKPRDIMTGAAFKNALAVDMALGCSTNTTLHVPAIAHEAKVDFNIDMFNDVSKKTPHLVTLSPSVAYPDQQITHHVQDLDEAGGIPAVMKELSKKGLIEESAITVTAATVGENIKDAQVKDMSVIHTIDKPYHEEGGLAILRGNLCPDGAVVKQSAVEPEAWVFEGRARVFECEDDAVKELLAKNVSKGDVIVVRNEGPKGGPGMREMLTATATVVGLGMGKDVALITDGRFSGASRGACIGHVSPEGASGGPIGLLKDGDIIKIDIPGKRMDVMLSDDELEARRKGWEAPEPRAKEGYLARYARTVASAAKGAIVE; this is encoded by the coding sequence ATGAGAAGCGACGTGTTGAGAACAGGAATGGAAAGAGCGGCAGGCCGTGCGCTGCTCAAGGCGATGGGCTATATCGATGAGGAAATATACAGTCCGCTGGTCGGCATTGCCAATTCGTGGAACGAGGTTGTGCCGGGGCATATCCATTTGGATAAGGTTGCCGACGCAGTGAAGGCCGGCGTGCGGATGGCGGGCGGCACGCCTATGGAGTTCGGCGTGATTGGTGTCTGCGACGGCCTGGCGATGGGTCATGAGGGCATGAAATATTCTCTGGTCACACGTGAACTCATTGCCGACTCGATCGAGTGTATGGCCAAGGCGCATGCGTTCGATGCGCTGGTCCTGATTCCCAACTGCGATAAGATCATACCGGGTATGCTGATGGCTGCTGCGCGTGTCAATATCCCGACCATAATAGTCAGCGGCGGTCCGATGTTGCCCGGTCGATATAAGGGCAAAAATATTTCGGTCACTCAGATGTTCGAGGGTGCAGGCTCGGTTCTCGGCGGCAAGATCACCGAGCAGGAACTTGCCGAGATGGAAGAGGTCGCATGTCCCGGCTGTGGAAGCTGCGCCGGAATGTTCACGGCCAACTCCATGAACTGCCTCACCGAAGCGTTGGGCATGGGTATGCCCGGCAACGGCACAATTCCCGCTGTGATGGCCGGGCGAATCAGGCTGGCCAAGCAGGCCGGTATCAAAGTGATGGAGCTTCTCGACAAAGACATCAAGCCGCGCGACATCATGACGGGGGCAGCGTTCAAGAACGCTCTTGCGGTGGATATGGCGCTCGGCTGCTCCACCAACACCACTCTGCACGTGCCCGCAATCGCGCACGAGGCCAAGGTGGATTTTAATATAGATATGTTTAATGACGTCAGCAAGAAGACACCTCATTTGGTGACTCTAAGCCCGTCGGTTGCATATCCGGATCAGCAGATAACCCACCATGTTCAGGATCTGGACGAGGCAGGCGGCATCCCGGCTGTCATGAAAGAGCTGAGCAAGAAGGGTCTGATAGAGGAGTCTGCGATTACGGTGACTGCCGCAACCGTCGGCGAAAACATCAAAGACGCGCAGGTCAAGGATATGAGTGTCATTCATACCATCGATAAGCCCTATCATGAAGAGGGCGGGCTTGCCATATTAAGAGGCAATCTTTGTCCTGACGGCGCAGTCGTCAAGCAGTCTGCGGTTGAGCCTGAGGCATGGGTCTTCGAGGGTCGTGCCCGAGTGTTTGAGTGCGAGGACGACGCTGTGAAAGAGCTGCTTGCCAAGAATGTGAGCAAGGGAGACGTGATAGTCGTGCGCAACGAGGGACCCAAGGGTGGACCAGGTATGCGCGAGATGCTCACCGCCACAGCGACAGTTGTCGGCCTTGGAATGGGCAAGGATGTGGCTCTTATTACGGATGGCCGGTTCTCCGGCGCATCACGTGGTGCGTGTATCGGCCATGTATCGCCCGAGGGAGCGTCCGGCGGCCCGATAGGTCTTCTGAAAGACGGCGATATCATAAAGATTGACATACCCGGCAAACGGATGGATGTTATGCTATCCGACGATGAACTCGAAGCGCGGCGCAAAGGCTGGGAAGCACCCGAGCCGCGGGCAAAGGAGGGATATCTCGCGCGTTACGCGCGCACCGTCGCCTCCGCTGCAAAAGGTGCCATCGTCGAATAG
- a CDS encoding ribonuclease H-like domain-containing protein: MMAPGDLKSRIEAMNGQPMRNSLSTLEKKEVGISTAVGILSASLDKAQDAEKDPNCKGSAGKNAREEESGAGIPPTIKETEIPHAIQTLTAPFDESMSTKGNVVLEDVIEGIEAQSVSGDGYYLIEKPAVELDASADVMYRRFVRLTGYPDGEAVERFARACKSEKISPEEIIFLDLETTGLNMTPVFLIGTMECTSNGLTFRQYFARDYSEETGIVSAFAHRLKDARMVVTFNGKCFDMPFLANRATAKGIKLPVPEFHLDMLHEARRIYKRDLPNCRLQTLEQMVCGRSREDDIPGAEIPRAYDDFVRTGDACKIAQILTHNLHDLLTMADLMHRMWYRD; the protein is encoded by the coding sequence ATGATGGCTCCAGGTGACCTCAAAAGCCGGATAGAGGCTATGAACGGGCAGCCTATGAGAAATTCCCTGTCTACTCTGGAAAAGAAAGAGGTAGGAATTTCCACAGCTGTCGGGATATTGTCAGCATCCCTAGACAAAGCTCAGGATGCTGAGAAAGACCCAAATTGCAAAGGCTCTGCGGGCAAGAATGCCCGAGAAGAGGAGTCGGGGGCAGGAATACCCCCGACTATCAAAGAAACAGAAATCCCCCACGCTATCCAGACTTTGACAGCGCCCTTTGACGAATCTATGAGCACTAAAGGCAATGTAGTTCTGGAGGATGTGATAGAAGGTATCGAGGCACAGTCTGTGTCGGGAGACGGGTATTATCTGATCGAAAAGCCTGCGGTCGAACTGGATGCGAGCGCGGATGTGATGTATAGAAGGTTCGTCCGGCTGACTGGATATCCTGACGGAGAAGCCGTCGAGAGATTTGCTCGCGCATGCAAATCCGAGAAGATATCTCCTGAAGAAATCATCTTTCTGGACCTCGAAACCACCGGGCTGAACATGACGCCCGTGTTCCTGATCGGGACAATGGAGTGCACCTCCAATGGTCTGACATTCAGACAATATTTCGCGCGCGATTACTCCGAGGAGACCGGTATAGTCTCGGCATTTGCCCATAGGCTAAAAGATGCCAGGATGGTCGTGACATTCAACGGCAAGTGCTTCGATATGCCGTTTCTGGCAAATAGAGCAACTGCAAAAGGCATAAAGCTGCCGGTGCCTGAGTTTCATCTCGATATGCTCCATGAGGCAAGACGCATATATAAGCGTGATCTGCCCAACTGCAGGCTGCAGACGCTTGAACAGATGGTGTGCGGGCGGTCTCGCGAGGACGATATACCTGGGGCAGAGATTCCAAGAGCATATGATGACTTCGTGCGGACGGGCGACGCATGCAAGATAGCGCAGATATTGACACATAACCTCCACGACCTATTGACTATGGCCGACCTGATGCACAGGATGTGGTATAGGGATTGA
- a CDS encoding GNAT family N-acetyltransferase, whose translation MANDTVMQLDKFYSSALGCTPDDLNSGRLVVVKCEKITGIRFAKGAPLALFSIGKGTGAVVSVLPDLYEAAANALIGSKTLDENASRALEAALTPVIQPEFWFEGCRLYCDRETFVDQTNGDVRDVTDMDEIAVGIYNKWGGRVFGQILDGRVVSWAGVKPLSGVGWDLTVQTLSEYRGMGHAKSAVSAAVKYILDNGKIATWGADRTNIASLRTAHALGFQDYGLDFGCVCIQCG comes from the coding sequence ATGGCAAACGATACAGTGATGCAACTGGACAAATTTTACTCGTCCGCACTGGGATGCACACCGGATGATCTCAACTCGGGCAGGCTGGTGGTCGTCAAATGCGAAAAGATTACCGGAATAAGGTTCGCAAAGGGCGCGCCGCTTGCGCTCTTTTCGATAGGCAAAGGGACTGGAGCGGTGGTGTCAGTATTGCCCGATCTATACGAAGCGGCCGCTAATGCGCTGATCGGCTCAAAAACACTTGACGAAAATGCATCTCGGGCACTTGAGGCTGCATTGACGCCTGTCATACAGCCTGAGTTCTGGTTCGAGGGGTGCAGACTCTACTGTGACAGAGAAACTTTTGTTGACCAGACAAATGGCGACGTGCGCGATGTGACCGACATGGACGAAATTGCTGTCGGTATCTACAACAAATGGGGAGGCAGGGTATTCGGTCAGATTTTGGACGGCAGAGTGGTCTCGTGGGCAGGAGTGAAGCCACTGTCTGGTGTCGGCTGGGACCTGACGGTGCAGACTCTCTCGGAATATCGAGGCATGGGACATGCAAAAAGCGCCGTATCGGCAGCAGTGAAATACATCCTCGATAACGGCAAAATAGCCACCTGGGGCGCGGACCGTACCAATATCGCATCACTGCGCACGGCTCATGCACTCGGGTTTCAGGATTATGGGCTTGACTTCGGGTGCGTCTGCATACAGTGTGGTTAG
- a CDS encoding ammonium transporter: protein MKNLRIIICGMIVLILGGLSGSAFAASPTTKELAAKIADQQTIMDTIWVMVTAFLVFWMQAGFAYVEGGLTRAKNTNNIMMKNLMDFCVGSLAYWVIGFGLMFGAGNAFVGKSGFFLIEKTADTFASLSWTTVPLYAKFMFQLVFAATAATIVSGAMAERTKFNAYLIYSAVISAFIYPVVGHWIWGGGWLASLGFWDFAGSTVVHSTGAWMALVGAWFLGPRIGKFRKNGKANAIPGHNLPMAALGVFILWLGWFGFNPGSTMAANASIAHIATTTNLAAAIGAITAMITAWILFKKPDVSMTLNGALAGLVAITAPCAFVSPASSIVIGGIAGILVVLAVLFFDKIHLDDPVGAVSVHGVCGAFGTLSLGLFAQEHFQPGTTGNGLFFGGGSSLLLHQAIGVVSVFGFVALCGVILFGLLKSTVGLRVTTEEELDGLDIGEHGMSAYPDFEMVETGAGAGSAGGPSKPGSAEPIGKLVEDKC from the coding sequence ATGAAAAACTTGCGCATAATAATTTGCGGCATGATTGTCTTGATCCTTGGTGGTCTGAGTGGAAGCGCGTTTGCGGCCAGTCCAACCACAAAGGAATTGGCTGCAAAGATTGCCGACCAGCAGACGATCATGGATACCATCTGGGTAATGGTCACGGCATTCCTCGTCTTCTGGATGCAAGCGGGGTTCGCCTATGTTGAGGGTGGACTGACCAGGGCAAAGAACACGAACAACATTATGATGAAGAACCTCATGGACTTTTGTGTTGGTTCACTTGCCTATTGGGTGATCGGTTTCGGCCTGATGTTCGGAGCCGGCAATGCTTTTGTAGGCAAGAGCGGTTTTTTCCTTATTGAGAAGACGGCGGATACGTTTGCGAGTCTTTCCTGGACCACTGTCCCGCTATATGCGAAGTTCATGTTCCAGCTTGTATTTGCAGCCACGGCGGCGACAATAGTTTCCGGAGCCATGGCCGAGCGCACCAAGTTCAATGCTTATTTGATTTACAGTGCGGTTATCTCAGCATTCATATATCCGGTAGTCGGTCACTGGATCTGGGGCGGCGGCTGGCTTGCAAGCCTCGGTTTCTGGGATTTTGCCGGATCGACTGTAGTCCACTCCACAGGTGCCTGGATGGCTCTTGTGGGAGCATGGTTCCTTGGTCCAAGAATCGGCAAGTTCCGCAAGAACGGCAAGGCCAATGCAATCCCGGGTCATAATTTGCCGATGGCTGCTCTTGGTGTATTCATATTATGGCTTGGATGGTTCGGGTTCAACCCTGGTTCCACGATGGCCGCCAACGCTTCGATCGCACACATCGCCACCACGACGAACCTTGCCGCTGCAATTGGCGCAATCACTGCAATGATAACTGCGTGGATATTGTTCAAAAAGCCTGATGTGTCCATGACTTTGAACGGGGCGCTGGCCGGGCTTGTAGCCATCACGGCTCCGTGTGCATTCGTCAGCCCTGCAAGTTCGATAGTGATTGGCGGTATAGCGGGCATCCTTGTTGTCCTGGCTGTATTGTTCTTTGATAAGATCCATCTGGACGACCCAGTGGGCGCAGTATCGGTTCACGGTGTTTGCGGTGCGTTCGGAACGCTGTCTTTGGGCCTATTCGCACAGGAGCATTTCCAACCCGGCACCACGGGCAACGGCCTCTTCTTTGGCGGCGGTTCAAGCCTGCTGCTGCATCAGGCTATTGGTGTTGTGTCAGTGTTTGGTTTCGTCGCATTGTGCGGTGTGATCCTGTTTGGATTGCTCAAGTCGACTGTCGGTCTGCGTGTAACTACTGAGGAAGAGCTCGATGGTCTTGATATCGGTGAGCACGGCATGTCTGCATATCCCGATTTTGAGATGGTTGAGACGGGTGCCGGTGCCGGGTCCGCCGGTGGTCCTTCCAAGCCGGGTTCAGCCGAGCCTATTGGCAAGCTTGTCGAAGATAAGTGTTGA
- a CDS encoding dCMP deaminase family protein, which produces MSVSDRPSFDQVYMEVVDIIARRSTCLRKHVGAVITFDHRILSHGYNGVPSGHEHCCDTGICLKDKAGTEEFKVCVHAEQNAICQCAKRGLALEGATLYVNADVCITCAKLMISSGIARCVVKRDNKGGSNGIRLLEKCGVEVVEWPNDVG; this is translated from the coding sequence ATGAGTGTGTCTGACCGTCCATCTTTCGATCAAGTCTATATGGAAGTGGTGGATATCATCGCGAGGCGTTCGACCTGCCTTAGAAAGCATGTTGGGGCTGTGATAACTTTCGACCACAGAATACTCTCGCACGGCTATAACGGCGTTCCCAGCGGGCATGAACACTGCTGCGATACCGGCATCTGCCTTAAAGACAAGGCCGGGACTGAAGAGTTTAAGGTGTGTGTGCACGCTGAGCAAAACGCCATATGCCAGTGCGCTAAACGCGGCCTTGCCCTTGAGGGCGCAACTCTATATGTGAATGCAGACGTGTGCATTACATGCGCAAAACTGATGATATCCTCAGGCATTGCACGCTGTGTGGTCAAGCGCGACAACAAGGGCGGATCGAACGGTATACGTCTGCTCGAAAAGTGCGGAGTGGAAGTTGTAGAGTGGCCAAATGACGTCGGTTAA
- the ilvN gene encoding acetolactate synthase small subunit, with product MQHTITVLVENKPGVLARVSGLFARRGFNIESLAVSITDDPTISRMSIVVTGDDATLDQINKQTDKLIDVIKVIDYSEIPIVERELAMIKVNAENSQRAEIMQIVDIFHAKIIDISKVTFTIEVTGNTDKVDAIERLLEPFGIKEMVRTGMIAMARGSITAAS from the coding sequence ATGCAACATACAATAACCGTGCTGGTTGAAAACAAGCCTGGTGTGCTCGCCAGGGTATCGGGTTTGTTTGCTCGGCGCGGGTTTAACATCGAATCACTGGCCGTCAGCATCACCGACGACCCGACCATTTCGCGTATGTCGATCGTAGTGACGGGTGACGATGCCACACTAGATCAGATCAACAAACAGACTGACAAACTGATCGACGTAATCAAAGTTATAGACTACAGCGAGATACCGATAGTTGAGCGCGAGCTTGCGATGATAAAGGTCAATGCTGAGAACTCGCAGCGTGCAGAGATTATGCAGATAGTCGATATTTTCCATGCGAAGATCATCGATATAAGCAAGGTCACGTTTACGATAGAGGTGACGGGCAACACTGACAAGGTCGATGCAATTGAGCGGCTTTTGGAACCGTTCGGAATCAAGGAAATGGTCCGAACGGGCATGATCGCGATGGCTCGCGGCTCGATCACAGCAGCAAGCTGA
- the ilvB gene encoding biosynthetic-type acetolactate synthase large subunit has translation MNGANALIQSLVDQGVDMLFGIPGGYVIPIYDALYDRKDIRNMLMRHEQGAAHAADGYARATGKVGVCLATSGPGATNLVTGLANAYMDSVPMLAITGQTKTTSLGKDSFQEADITGITLPVTKHNYLLKDVKDLARTVAEALYVARTGRPGPVLIDIPGDVCLAEVDYEPIKEINIRSYKPDLTKIDDADIDAAVELVEKSERPIFYAGGGVISSGASEELTKLSEKTNILVTSTLLGKGAIDETHPHSLGMLGMHGTAYANHAVHECDLLIAVGARFDDRVTGKLAVFAKKAKVIHIDIDPAEIGKTVPVDVSIVGDCKEILKRLNAKVSKREETAWNKQIMKWRSEFALHCPADGGEVLPQCVIDTLWQMTKGDAIIVTDVGQHQMFTALYYKVTKPRHFLSSGGLGTMGYGFPAAIGAAVGCPDKPVFAICGDGGFQMTLQELAPAVEHKLPVKIVLMNNRYLGMVRQWQELFWNRRYSGVDISFQPDFKLLAEAYGAEGIVIEKMSDVEGAFSKAMEINDKPVILDFHIAREENVFPMIPAGQSIEEMMVNRPR, from the coding sequence ATGAATGGAGCCAACGCTCTGATCCAGTCACTGGTGGATCAGGGTGTGGATATGTTATTTGGAATACCCGGTGGATATGTGATCCCGATCTATGATGCGCTCTATGATCGCAAGGATATCCGCAATATGCTGATGCGTCACGAGCAGGGCGCGGCTCATGCAGCCGATGGTTATGCCCGTGCGACGGGCAAGGTGGGCGTATGTCTGGCGACGTCCGGTCCCGGCGCGACCAATCTTGTCACGGGTCTGGCGAACGCATATATGGATTCTGTCCCGATGCTTGCAATTACAGGTCAGACCAAGACGACTTCTTTGGGAAAGGACTCTTTCCAGGAGGCTGATATTACGGGTATTACGCTGCCTGTGACCAAGCACAACTATCTGCTCAAGGATGTCAAGGACCTTGCCAGGACAGTTGCCGAGGCTTTGTATGTTGCGCGGACAGGCAGGCCTGGTCCTGTGCTTATAGACATTCCGGGTGATGTATGTCTTGCCGAGGTCGATTATGAGCCGATCAAGGAGATCAACATCCGCAGCTATAAGCCGGATTTGACCAAGATCGATGATGCGGATATAGACGCAGCGGTCGAGCTGGTCGAGAAATCCGAGAGGCCGATATTCTATGCAGGCGGTGGAGTTATTTCTTCCGGCGCATCCGAAGAGCTGACAAAGCTCTCGGAGAAGACGAACATCTTGGTCACCAGCACTCTGCTGGGCAAAGGCGCGATAGATGAGACGCATCCGCACAGTCTCGGTATGCTGGGCATGCACGGTACGGCATATGCAAACCATGCCGTACACGAATGTGATTTGCTGATAGCGGTGGGCGCTCGTTTCGACGACAGGGTCACCGGCAAGCTGGCCGTCTTTGCCAAGAAGGCAAAGGTGATCCATATAGATATCGACCCTGCCGAGATCGGCAAGACTGTGCCGGTTGATGTCTCGATTGTCGGCGACTGCAAAGAGATTTTGAAGAGACTGAACGCCAAGGTTTCAAAGCGCGAGGAGACTGCCTGGAACAAGCAGATTATGAAGTGGCGGAGTGAGTTCGCACTGCATTGTCCGGCGGACGGCGGCGAGGTGCTCCCGCAGTGTGTCATCGACACACTCTGGCAGATGACCAAAGGTGACGCAATAATCGTGACCGATGTCGGCCAGCACCAGATGTTCACAGCGCTCTATTATAAGGTAACCAAGCCGAGGCATTTTTTGTCGAGCGGCGGTCTCGGGACAATGGGATACGGTTTTCCCGCGGCGATAGGTGCTGCAGTAGGCTGCCCCGATAAGCCGGTGTTTGCCATTTGTGGTGACGGCGGGTTCCAGATGACTCTGCAGGAGCTTGCTCCGGCTGTGGAGCATAAGCTGCCTGTCAAGATCGTGCTGATGAACAACCGTTACCTGGGCATGGTCCGCCAGTGGCAGGAGCTTTTCTGGAACAGACGCTATTCGGGAGTGGACATCTCATTCCAGCCTGACTTCAAGCTGCTTGCTGAAGCCTATGGAGCCGAGGGGATTGTGATCGAGAAGATGAGTGATGTCGAGGGAGCGTTTTCAAAGGCTATGGAGATCAATGACAAGCCTGTGATCCTCGATTTCCATATTGCCCGCGAAGAAAACGTATTCCCGATGATCCCTGCAGGCCAGAGCATCGAAGAGATGATGGTGAACAGACCGAGATAA